The genomic window tttgtagTTATTGACGATTTCCTAAAAAACTTTCATTACTGGTGTTGGATTTATTTAAAGCGTGCAAAGATGTATCAATTTTGAAAtcatttaatatgtaaataatattttgtacaataatttttaggAAGCATTTATTGATTTCTCAAACTTTGGCCCGTGGTAGCGACCCCTATAAACCAGTCTCAAAGattattgttatttgttatttaggTTAAAGCAACGAATGGCTATGTGATGCGACTAACTCTCTAAAGTTGAAAAAGCCGACCTAAAAgacatttttcagaaaatagtGCTTATAAAAACCAGTGCATATTTTGATGATAACCTACAGTTACCATTTCTACTAAAGCAGACAATTTTTATATCTCTTACAGTTGTGGCAAAGGTAAGTTTTGAACACTCTACCTAAAAATACTGCAGATAAGTcaataattaaaatgaattattaTCTAATAATCACTCAAGAGAAACACACGACAGATCGACGGCTAGGCCTCACGAAGGCTGAATACAACTCAAATGCATTCGGGGCACGGCTTTTTCCAGAAATATCTGTTCAAAATAGAGGAATGCGAACACTCTTCTGCAGCTGAAGATGACACACCTTTTTCCAATGCATGCGTTGGGAATAAGAGCGTCAAATGCTGGATAGTGCAGtcggatctaggctggagagcTGCCTCAAGTTATTCCCGAAAGGTACACTAAGAAACTTCAAGGGCCTAGCCACCAGACCATTTGCAAAGAAATTGTTCGGCAATCTCTGTCTATGTCGGATTCCCAAAGTGCTGTTGAGATAGCACACAATAAGACATAACTCCAGCTGTCTTGCACTTTTTTAAgtaagaaattgtgcagtttcctTGTAGCAAAGGTCAAAGGAACACCGATGTCTGAAATGGAAACAACTGAAACCGTTACTTTCGACCCTTTCCTGATAAGCTCTTCGGCACTTTCATTACCCTTTAGGTTTTTATGCCCTGGAACCCAAATAAAGCAAATGTTTCCTACTCATTCGAGGCGTTTGATCTCCTCTTTACAGCAGTTGAGCTGAAGAAAGTTGCAACATTACTACGACAGAGGCTTGATCGGAGCTTAACTATCGAACAAGATATTTACTTTTGCCTTACTACAGTGATCCCTAAGCATTTtccatgcctgcaggatcgcgaagatctctgcttgaaaaacattacTAGATCTCTACCGTGTAAAGGGCACTGAAATATTgactgattttgaaaaaatccccGCTCCagctccagattccatcttgaaTCCGTCAGAGAAAACAGAGGTGCCTATGTACGTGCAGCCTCTCCTCTTCTTCCAATCCAGCCTACTTGAAAAGAAttccctagcacaaccctcaaagttCAGTTTGAGGATGGAGAGATCTATACGAAGTtcaaaaaggaaaggaaatcTGCCTCAAAATGATACCATGTCCTAAACGAGACTGTCTCTAGAGGCCTACTTCCTTCAATGTATGTATTAGCGCACTGCGCGGCAATTAATTGAACTTGAAGATCAACGCGAAGTAAGTGCGGGCGCATGTTCTGCATGCGCCAGTGATGccaattggcagaaccactaagttgtacaatCGGAGTACGACACGTAGCTTGAGACTCCATTTTTTACGAAACATAGATTTTCAGGAAACAAAAGCTATAGAGCTTGGAGTCTTGTACTacgccaagatacttgacttccgacgAGAGTGTACAAAATTGGAAATCAGCAGCGGTTTCGCGGAAGAAATTCTCCGGATAAAAAGCGGGTCCTAGACGCAGGCACACAAGCATAGATCTTGTAATAGGAAAGATGGAACGCCATTCTGAAGTAATCTGAAAGCGGTTCCAGGGTAGGAGACGTTTCCAAACGAAGGGCATGTCATTGCTGCGATGGCAgttttgatgatgcattaggcattttTAGCCTCCTCAtccgcaaaaaacaaaaaaatataaaatgatatcattcatattggcaatttatttataaattcaatACATAACtagaaataaacttaaaaataagaaattaaataaatttatcacaAATATGGCTTAAAAAATACgttacaaaacatttttttttttttttaatttttcataaaggaACTTCCTACGTAGTATAATTTGAAAATGGGAAGCATCCGGCTCTTAAATGACTCTGCACCAAATTTAGCCTCAATATCATATCAATATGGGGCACTTGTACATAATATTGATCTTAGCTTTGTCCTTTTCACTCAGATATTCACGTTGTCCAATCCGCGCAGTCAGATCTAGGGGTACGATTGTATCTTGACCATTCACCGAAAAAGCACCCGGTCGGTAATGCAGACAGCTGTCATAATCGTAACCCATATCGAAATCGGTCACAACTGTCCCCTTATACTTTTCAAAGTTAAATTCTTTCCCAGGCACAATATTCTCGTAGTGTACCGTTATGTAACTATCGCGATCGCTGTCGCTTTGTTGATGGTAAAACCCAAGCGCATGCATGAACTCATGCAGTATAGTGCCCGGCCGAAAGCAGCCCTCGCCGATAGGGTAGTTTTCCAAATTCATTGTCTGTACTTTCGCTTGATAACCGACGGCGGTGTAACAACCGCCTGTTTTGGAGTAGATGGCAACGTAGTGTTTCGAAGTTTCATTGGCCACGCGAAATTTTAGGCAGGTGTGTTTTTCCAAAGCTTCAATGGCGTCCAAAATGGCTTCGCGATGTTTCACATCTAGAATGAAATAGAGTTTGTAATTAAGGGAGTGTTGGGGAGGAGAgagaatatatttcttttaagccatgaaaattaatttagcatgaatatattgttttattgtttatttttttttttaatttttttttttaaatatataaatatataaacattcctttaaataaatttatttttttcctgctaaatatatttaaataatatctacatttgaaaacaaaattaagttcCAAGCTATTTATGTACGCTAATAACTCCATACACAGAATGCTTCGATGTGCATAgggtttttcatattttgaagCTAATCTCACCGCGAAGGTTTTGTTTTGACATAAATTTCATAAACTTATAAAGGTGACGTTGGTTTATAaggcaaaatttattaataaaaatttaaaaattattttcaaactgcAACAAATCAAAAACGGTTCCACCAATTAGAATACTGTTTGCTATTACTATTCAagtcttgaaaataaaaattatacttaaaaaaaaacttgctgtTTTTGTATATGTGCGCCACATTCCAATTTCACTAAGCTGAAATAAGCGAGGAAATGAAAAATGTCCGCTCTTTGATTTCTATGTCCAACATAAATCTGCTCGAAAGATTTTAGGCTTAAGCATTGAGTAAATAATAACTATTTGATaggtaaaaataattacttactCAATGACTTAAGTTATGAAGGAACTTAAAGTCATTTGCGCAAGCTGTCAACCCAGTTTACGCATTTAGGCTGATGCCAAATAAAGCGcaggcaaataataaaaaataataaaaattaattaaaatttgtttgtcaaaatagtgagttatacagtctgtgtcagaataAAGAacaggtttttttcttgtagcttcaagatatatttcgttctgctttttgctgcgtaatagtcccactcaaaggctacgacgccagtgctaactcaggttagtgtcgttcgataTTTTCTCGTAAACGTAAcctaacaaaaatgagtgagaagcattttgaggcggtatttttatgcacgcatccGAAagagccgaaattatcttacgccgcgcctgcaaaagtaattaaaatattaaaaaagtgtatTGTGATGTTGAATCAGAgatataaggtgtacaaaaatgttaatgactttttcgagcgcggcttgaagcgactgacaacaaaaaagcaggataaagtgatcttccaactttttaagctggCCCCTTCTTCGTGACTACGCCACTCACAATTcctgctaaaaagggaatatatgtgagtatcaacactaTCGAACAACGACTGAAGGAGGcaaacatatcctaccgtcccacatcatagAAACCActgatattagaaaaatacattaagaaacaaaaaacaaggaaaTGGGGTCACAGTATAGGGATGGCCTTCCCAGTCTCCGGACGTCAACCCCATTGAGAATGTGTGAGGAACTATtgaaacgcatcttgccggacggccagtccatgatttaaagcaactcgtacgtcaagttcgcaaaatttgGTCCTCTTTGCCGATGCAGGTGCAAAGCATGCCGAGAATATGCCAGGCTATATTCAACAACGATCGAGGCTACACGATTTATTGAGTAATCGTGATTCGTAGTTttgatcaattaaaaaaaatttttgagtatacatcttttatacttcatgaataatggCGGTTCTTTTTTTCTAACACAGACTATACCAGTTTTATAAGGTATAATCGTACTATATAGCggtgaatcttgctcgataactttgttgttgctttcgcatgaaaatttttcgtcaagttagtcgggatagcgagcagagaagcagtgaatagaagaggccttcaGTTTCATTAAGCTCGATAAATACTCATAATAAAAAGTAACCTCTATCTCCTGCCGAATGAAAtctcgaataaaataaaaaataatttgccttAACAGCAGAACAGCGCATGTTGGATATTTTCATGTAAtaatataaatcaaattattgcatgcAAAGAGAATATAaatgtagttttattttaattcaatttagctgagactaattttatttaaatttttgctaaatttttgttaaatttttgttattttctattgtttttttttaatttatcggaCTTGAATTCAACTCTTCAAGCCAATCGCGCTCATTACATTTATAAGTAGTTTTGGTTAATAAGGGTATTATCACACTCTTTTGTAAAACAGCTTTCTCAATGAAGCTATTAAATAGACATAATTCCTTCtgctattaatttttgtatattatattgttttatatttttaattttgatttatttttttactgtttttagttttttttaattttgatgtatttttttattcctttaagtttttttttcttagattattaatttcattttaattttacatcacttgttttatttttttttttactttaattttttcactttaattgaattgaatttaatttaattttattttatttatttatttatttattgttttttttttattgcataccaAAAAAGGAGTGTTTTACATTAATTGGCGACAGCTTAGCtgcaagccaataatttataacaggcacaaaatattacaattaaatatatatataaatattatacaaaatagtTAGCAAATTTACTAACAAGAAaaacgtttactgtaaaaagtttcggactatatgacaagaattgagtaaagctgttttctgcatgtcgaaaattaaatattctgggagttgaagagttttgacgttgtctgctaagtttttatgcacTAGTCCGTGGACTGAGATGATAATTGGTAGTATGTGCACCTTCCTTAGCTTCCACTGGCGTTTGACATcaatgcttaggcactaatccagtggacgatataataatttgaattatattcacttccctcgctttgtacatccgtttcagttctatggccaaagctgcatacttcgatactttggtggagtatgtcctttggatgttgcgattaaggggcaccgctatatcgattacttcgattgttttatttatcttgtcgaacaagatgatgtcaggtttgttggcagctgcggtttgatctgtggaaataaatatgtcccagtacagtttaaaatttgcattttccaatattgcctttggttcatatttaaaatacaagacttctgcttgtaagagaccgtgttttatCGCAAGTTTTTGGTGGAGtatctttgctatattgttatgtctcatgacatattcacggggggcaagtacgctacatccagcaattaaatggtcgattgtttcaccgtaaattccgcaccttcggcatctatcttctattgcctcgccatgcaccgaccttcggaaattccttgttgggataactcggtcttggatagcgattgcgaaaccttctgtttcagaaaataactttcctcttttcaaccataaattggatgattgtgcatctatccattccatttcgagatcatgGGGATGGGCACCATGTATTGttttgccttccatgctgcgatcatatctgctggggatttaaccccctcaggtactgggaAATTCTGCTCCATCAAACTGAGCTTTAAATAGATGGGAGtcgctgcttagaaaatatgtatgtacgtagcttTAAAGTTTGCCAGAAGTGTAGACGCGATATATTGATGATTCCTCtcccaccaacgtttcgaggaagggatattctttccacagcgcTTTGAGGGTAATGGCTTTGGAACTTTGTGAAAGTGGTGCGTATCAGGGTTTCAATAAGTCAAAAAAGGTATGGCCCCGGTATTAAttgctttgcatttatttctattgttcaAACTCGTTTTTAATACAGCTTTCAAACGTGTCTCAAATTTGTTAATGAAGCTATGCTTTACTAGCGTGTGGTTGATTCCTTTAAATTGCAGAAaccctaaatatttataaaattcgctgctatgcaagttgtctataaaaatattttgatctacTGAGTAGTTTTCTTCGCATTCATCAAGCTGACCCTAATCACGTGTGTTATTTTGTACTTATCTGTTCAAAATTCCATTCCCACGTCATCGCTAGAAGCTTTAGTGGCATCTGTCAGTTCATAaaacttttgctttttgtttgcgtaTAGTTTCAagtcgtcaacaaagagaaGATGGTTGAACGTGTGCTCTCTTACTTCCGTTTTTAGTATAAAGCCATTTTGTTTAGGTGTGAGAAGCCTGCTAAGTAGATTGAGACCAATGCAGAACCATAGGGGCTTAAGCCATCCCCTTGGAATATGCtacgtttgattgaaatctgtTTTGAAACAGTTCCATTCAGAACCAGTTTTGTATTCCACTTGCTCATTATGCGGCCCAAGAGGGCAACAGTAGCAGCAtcgattttgtatattcttagTATTTCTAATAGGCAATCATGCGGCATTGAATCGAAagcttttttgtagtcaataaaCGCTTAAATTCCGCCTTCTTCGCAGAGATACCCCTGTGATTACAGTGTCTATAATAAGCTGATCTTTACAGCCCATTGTGCGCTTCCTGCAACCTTTCTGTTCTTCACATAAAATGCCGTTAATTGCGCAGTGTTCGTATATTCGATTAGCGATAATTTTCGTCAAAAGCTTGTAAGTCGTGCTCAAGCAAGTAATTGGgtggtatattttattttattttatttttatttattttttttatttgtttttattttattttattttattttattttattttattttattttattttattttattttattttattttattttgttattttgttttattttattttattttattttatttttattttcattacaattatttaattcattgccttatgttttttattggttttttatttaatcttttttgttttatttaaggtcatttaattaattcttttactaccatttgtttttttttgttgtgtatttaattttcattattattcacCGTAATTGTTTTCAACATACCGAAATCCCCCACCACTTTGTAGTACACCACACCATTAGGCCAACGTTTAGTCTCATCTATCAATCCGTTTCTACCTTGTATCCCACTTTCTAGCATTCGTTCTTGCCCTGGCGACAGCATCATATCACCTTCAAACATTCCGGCTGCTTCCTCAGGATCTGCCAATTTAGACACTGGCTTTCCAAAAGCAAAATCAACGCTTAGCAAGAAGCCCAATAACGGCCAAGTCAAAATCCTTAACAGACGCTTTTCGCTCATTTTTTATCGATTTCTACACTGAATCAATCCCTTCGGCACTTGTGTTCGTTTCAAGTCTACAAAAGTAACTGTCACTGCAATTAGACAACGGACAGGCTTATTGCATTTGCGAATTCGTTGGCCTTGATTAGATAGCCCACTTCTTCCTCGGTTCTCTTGCCCCCTTATTTGCATTggcgcttttaaatttatttatcaattttaaaTCGTTACGATAAAGTATTGCGAAAATGACGTTTATAATAAACATTTAATCTGATATAATACTAGACAATATGAGCAATACATACTTAAGTATTTATATACTTTACGCCGATAATTTGTGATTGTTGAAAAACTGGTGTATCCAAAGAAACTAACTTATTGATTTGACACCGCACGTTCCCAAGTACAAAAATTTGCTCTGAGTCattcacaaattaaaaaaggaaaaactttttatatactCATTAAGCAATGCCTTAGGAATTCAGTCGGTTTGTGTTCAAATTTAAGTGGgtaggcggcgcaaaattaatcatccacataaccttttaattcaataaaaaaataataataattttgaatgctgcaaatctttattttgacctttatgcgTTCCATGTTTACTACAACTTTCTagttcataagtgtcaaataCGATTCACGTacgacattttgaaaaattataaaatcttcCAATAGGGAGATTCATACTGCACCACCTTATATAACGAGTCCAATATTTTCTACTCTTAAAGATTCAGTAACAAgttttagcataattttttgataaatcccCATAGTTAAGTGTCGAAGACCTTTTCCGAATTTAATATTACTCCTTTACCAGAGTTCTGAAAAGGCCGACACAAATGGAAATGCAAAGTCGAAACTAAATGGTGGCTAAATCAAAATATCTCGCGCCGTATCCGAATAGGTTgctgcgtgactgccattcggattTGAGAGAGAGAAAACAGGTTCGAGCCTCgctgaaagaccaaaatgaagaaaaaagtgttattaatagcggtcgccctcggcaggcaatggcacacttccgagtgtatttctgccatgaaaaagctcctcgtaaaagtATGTGCAGTTCggtgtcggcttaaaactgtaggtccctccatttgtggaacaacatcaaggcgcacaccacaaataggaggaggagctcgaccaaacatccaaaaaagggtgtgcgcaccaattgtatatatatatatatattaggccgggtcgatttgtggggaggcaaaaaaatcgcccattgctctgtgaaaatcatattctagggatcaaaataagaaactttgccgaaggaaccatacctctaaaatgaattctgatgtcccccaatttgggtcgaactttttagtttcttttctcatggccaaaaatggtgatattttgaaatgattgtatggggaaacccccaggggagttccagggggtgtgccactggcatgggcgGATCGGCCGTcaaaagttagtgggggtcggtcatacatttggactcgattggagcactctaaatgggtcaaagagggatttttcgttcgacccaaattgggggacattagAATTCCTTTTAgatgtatggttccttcggcaaagtttcttatttttatccctagaatacgattttcacagagcaatgagcgagttttaaatcgacccgcgctaatatacatatatataccacgAGAGAGgcatatacaggtatccctcgtataacgcgatatttacgttccagaagagttgcgcgttatgtaattccgcgttatctaaaacatagttttcatataaatttgggggttatgttccaataggttttttttaaatcaaacacatacaaaataacagatgcacatatatttcaactcaatactaaagttcagactttcttatacaattaaaaacacaagatatgaataataatacatatgtacatacatatttcaaaattcaaaaaaccaaatttaaataattatgtgcacattaaaaaatttaaaaacaaactaaaacaaattaaaggtttattaaaaactttattgttattcttcaaacttcttatggtaattaatctgtttcactgtcttcaaagatctttgcacgtgggcgttttgggggagcaatagcttcatcagaagatatttcttcaacatagttttcgctattggataagaaactagttgtgggaccttgtggttcttctactggttttataattgcaaaatctgttatcagtttttggtgggtggtttttttaagctccttttctggtatactcacacatgttgtgaaggcaaaaaagggtaattcccggtttacattaaaaatacattacatattatatatatgtggtacgcaaattagtgttaccagattttataattatgtattttccccttcgcgttatataagcctaaatttcgcgttgtactgaaacctaatttttccaaatcgcgttatatcgaaaccgcgttgtataagaccgcgttatacaagggatacctgtagtCTGTCGCTTTCAGGATGACACACTTCTTTTGATCATTTCatagtttaatattttactcTAATCAAATATTGATAAAGATGAAAactctttttattaaaaatttgtctgcTTGTGCTCGAATAAACGCTGATAGAGATAGAAATGCGATGCCCTTTTTTCTCAATTCTCCTgcacaaaaaaattgacaacTCATACAAAAACTACGCTGCCGCAAATGCCTTTTAGATTGTGTACCTAATCTTCTCCCCTCTTTTTTGGAAACACAAAATATTAGTTAATAACTCCGGCCATTCAACTCTTCAACTGCCATCCCAATAAGAGAAATTTACTGAGTTGAGTGGTGAACGTTCGCTGCAACTTAATTGATCAGTTTTATTATAGCCTTATCGGATATCGACGGCGACGTACCACAGTACTAAAGTCACCAATTCATATATGTatccataaacattttttttccttgttcactcctcccgGGAGCATAGCCCGACCAAAATTGGCTTGTAGTTGCGCTAAATACCTAAGTATGTCATTTTATGAGTGAATTCTTTTACGCGTAatgcattgtttttttatatattcccaAAGATAAgtagaaataatattttacaactaCAATAAATTATACCGCTTTGAAACCAATAGTCAAGGTATCTTATGTCCAAGATAATACAATTTAACACTCGTAAATTGCATTTACTAATGTTTTCTTTTATCGCAAATCAGGTGCTTTGGCGTGTGAATTGTTTCGAGTAGCTGTTTCAATTGACTAGGAAGGTGACCAACTTAGTCTAAAGACCGTGAATTGCTAATAGAAGGAAGACATAGGTGGGTGAATACAGGGTATGACACACCTTGAAATTCTTTTGTGAcaaactttacatttttttgcttgtttttgtgtgtgttttgctTTGATGAAAATTCCTTATTAGAAGGCAAGTATAATTTATATTCTTATGCCATATGCTAGCActcctttattgggtgtttggccgagctcctcctctaatttgtggtgtgcgtcttgtttcAGAAATGGTCGCCTACAAATGGGAGTTgagtttttatgaagagctatttcatagcagaaatacacttggaaatATACTACATTGCATGTCGAagagcaaccgctattagaaaaacattttccgatcgtttggtgtttcatttcTACAGTGAGTTTCGAGTACGAGCCGTCTAGAATTGTAGTCACGCAAAAATCCATAGGGCTACGACGACCGAATATTTAgtgctcaaaactttttgattgTTATTCATTAGAAAACTCGCCGATATTGTTAACTTTTTACTTGGATATtgcaaaactattttgaaagaTGTTTTGAGCTCAGGTTTACAACAGAAAGGAGTAAAATCTgtgctaataaaaaaatgaatagctGGGATATATCCTTTGTAGTTTTATATTCATATCCTCATCATAAAATGAGTAAAAGTCAATGATCAGTTTCAAAAATGTACCATATAAATTCCATAGTTTAAcatgcaaatgattttttttttttttttttgtattcaaaccCAATTAATGCGAAATGTAATTTGACGTTGGTTGTACCCACTTCTTACTCAA from Anastrepha ludens isolate Willacy chromosome 5, idAnaLude1.1, whole genome shotgun sequence includes these protein-coding regions:
- the LOC128863933 gene encoding seminal metalloprotease 1-like, which gives rise to MSEKRLLRILTWPLLGFLLSVDFAFGKPVSKLADPEEAAGMFEGDMMLSPGQERMLESGIQGRNGLIDETKRWPNGVVYYKVVGDFDVKHREAILDAIEALEKHTCLKFRVANETSKHYVAIYSKTGGCYTAVGYQAKVQTMNLENYPIGEGCFRPGTILHEFMHALGFYHQQSDSDRDSYITVHYENIVPGKEFNFEKYKGTVVTDFDMGYDYDSCLHYRPGAFSVNGQDTIVPLDLTARIGQREYLSEKDKAKINIMYKCPILI